One Streptomyces sp. SAI-135 DNA segment encodes these proteins:
- a CDS encoding diacylglycerol kinase, producing MTSEITLFVNPTAGRGRGAHAAQPAASALRAAGFAVRTVLGEDATDALARARAAVRDGTGALIAVGGDGMANLALQAVAGTRTPFGLVAAGTGNDFARALGLPVRDPAAAGRLIAEALKEGRVHDTDLGRIGDHWFGTVLASGFDSRVNDRGNRMRWPAGRLKYDLAMLAELAAFRPLPYRITLDDGRVREVEATLVAVGNGSSYGGGMRICPGADLTDGLFDITVVGDCTRSTLLRVFPSVYRGTHVDHPKVTVVRAAKVGIAAAGVTGYADGEPLGPLPLSARCVRGAVSVVGP from the coding sequence GTGACCAGCGAGATCACCCTCTTCGTCAACCCCACCGCGGGCCGCGGCCGGGGCGCCCACGCGGCGCAGCCGGCCGCTTCCGCGTTGCGGGCCGCGGGCTTCGCCGTGCGGACCGTCCTCGGCGAGGACGCCACCGACGCCCTCGCACGCGCGCGTGCCGCCGTCCGGGACGGCACCGGAGCCCTCATCGCGGTCGGCGGCGACGGCATGGCGAACCTCGCCCTGCAGGCCGTGGCCGGCACCCGCACCCCCTTCGGCCTGGTGGCGGCAGGCACCGGCAACGACTTCGCCCGGGCTCTCGGGCTGCCGGTGCGCGACCCCGCCGCCGCGGGCCGGCTGATCGCCGAGGCCCTCAAGGAGGGCCGCGTCCACGACACCGACCTGGGCCGGATCGGCGACCACTGGTTCGGCACCGTCCTCGCCTCCGGATTCGACTCCCGCGTCAACGACCGCGGCAACCGCATGAGATGGCCCGCCGGCCGCCTCAAGTACGACCTCGCGATGCTCGCCGAACTGGCCGCCTTCCGGCCCCTCCCGTACCGGATCACCCTCGACGACGGCCGGGTCCGTGAGGTCGAGGCGACCCTGGTGGCCGTCGGCAACGGATCGTCGTACGGCGGCGGCATGCGGATCTGCCCGGGGGCGGACCTCACCGACGGACTGTTCGACATCACCGTGGTCGGCGACTGCACCCGCAGCACCCTGCTGCGGGTGTTCCCGAGCGTGTACCGGGGCACCCACGTCGACCATCCCAAGGTCACCGTGGTGCGGGCCGCGAAGGTAGGGATCGCCGCGGCGGGCGTCACGGGGTACGCGGACGGCGAGCCCCTTGGACCCCTGCCGCTGAGCGCGC